The Pongo abelii isolate AG06213 chromosome 20, NHGRI_mPonAbe1-v2.0_pri, whole genome shotgun sequence genome window below encodes:
- the ATP5F1D gene encoding ATP synthase subunit delta, mitochondrial: MLPAALLRRPGLGRLVRHARAYAEAAAAPAAASGPNQMSFTFASPTQVFFNGANVRQVDVPTLTGAFGILAAHVPTLQVLRPGLVVVHAEDGTTSKYFVSSGSIAVNADSSVQLLAEEAVTLDMLDLGAAKANLEKAQAELLGTADEATRAEIQIRIEANEALVKALE; encoded by the exons ATGCTGCCCGCCGCGCTGCTCCGCCGCCCGGGACTTGGCCGCCTCGTCCGCCACGCCCGTGCCTATGCCGAGGCCGCCGCCGCCCCGGCTGCCGCCTCTGGCCCCAACCAGATGTCCTTCACCTTCGCCTCTCCCACGCAG GTGTTCTTCAACGGTGCCAACGTCCGGCAGGTGGACGTGCCCACGCTGACCGGAGCCTTCGGCATCCTGGCGGCCCACGTGCCCACGCTGCAGGTCCTGCGGCCGGGgctggtggtggtgcatgcagaGGACGGCACCACCTCCAAATACTTTG TGAGCAGCGGTTCCATCGCAGTGAACGCCGACTCTTCAGTGCAGTTGTTGGCCGAAGAGGCCGTGACGCTGGACATGTTGGACCTGGGG GCAGCCAAGGCGAACTTGGAGAAGGCCCAGGCGGAGCTGTTGGGGACGGCTGACGAGGCCACGCGAGCAGAGATCCAGATCCGAATCGAGGCCAACGAGGCCCTGGTGAAGGCCCTGGAGTAG
- the MIDN gene encoding midnolin isoform X1, protein MEPQPGGARSCRRGAPGGACELGPAAEAAPMSLAIHSTTGTRYDLAVPPDETVEGLRKRLSQRLKVPKERLALLHKDTRLSSGKLQEFGVGDGSKLTLVPTVEAGLMSQASRPEQSVMQALESLTETQPPAAPGPGRAGGGGFRKYRFILFKRPWHRQGPQSPERGGERPQVSDFLSGRSPLTLALRVGDHMMFVQLQLAAQHAPLQHRHVLAAAAAAAAAARGDPSIASPVSSPCRPVSSAARVPPVPTSPSPASPSPITAGSFRSHAASTTCPEQMDCSPTASSSAGPGASTASTPGASPAPRSRKPGAVIESFVNHAPGVFSGTFSGTLHPNCQDSSGRPRRDIGTILQILNDLLSATRHYQGMPPSLAQLRCHAQCSPASPAPDLAARTTSCEKLAAAPPASLLQGQSQIRMCKPPGDRLRQTENRATRCKVERLQLLLQQKRLRRKARRDARGPYHWSPSRKAGRSDSSSSGGGGSPSEASGLGLDFEDSVWKPEVNPDIKSEFVVA, encoded by the exons ATGGAGCCGCAGCCCGGCGGCGCCCGGAGCTGCCGGCGCGGTGCCCCCGGCGGCGCCTGCGAGCTGGGCCCGGCGGCCGAGGCGGCGCCCATGAGCCTGGCCATCCACAGCACCACGGGCACCCGCTACGACCTGGCCGTGCCGCCCGACGAGACGGTGGAGGGGCTGCGCAAGCGGTTGTCCCAGCGCCTCAAAGTGCCCAAGGAGCGCCTGGCGCTTCTCCACAAAGACAC CCGGCTCAGTTCGGGGAAGCTGCAGGAGTTCGGCGTGGGTGATGGCAGCAAGCTGACCTTGGTACCCACCGTGGAAGCGGGCCTCATG TCTCAGGCCTCAAGGCCGGAACAGTCTGTGATGCAAGCCCTCGAGAGTCTCACGGAGACGCAG CCCCCAGCGGCGcccgggccgggccgggctggCGGAGGAGGCTTCCGGAAATACAGATTCATTTTATTTAAGCGTCCGTGGCACCGACAGGGACCCCAGAGCCCAGAGAGGGGCGGCGAGAGGCCCCAG GTCAGTGACTTCCTGTCGGGCCGCTCGCCACTGACACTGGCCTTGCGTGTGGGCGATCACATGATGTTCGTGCAGCTGCAGCTTGCGGCCCAGCACGCTCCACTGCAACACCGCCATGTGCTGgccgccgcggccgccgccgccgctgctgcgCGGGGGGACCCCAGCATAGCCTCCCCCGTGTCCTCGCCCTGCCGGCCGGTGTCCAGTGCCGCCCGAGTCCCCCCAGTGCCCACCAGCCCGTCCCCTGCATCTCCCTCGCCCATCACAGCCGGCTCCTTCCGGTCCCACGCAGCCTCCACCACCTGCCCGGAG CAGATGGACTGCTCCCCCACGGCCAGCAGCAGTGCCGGTCCTGGTGCAAGCACCGCGTCTACCCCAGGGGCCAGCCCTGCCCCCCGCTCCCGAAAACCCGGCGCCGTCATCGAGAGCTTTGTGAATCATGCCCCGGGGGTCTTCTCAGGGACCTTCTCTG GCACGCTACACCCCAACTGCCAAGACAGCAGCGGGCGGCCGCGGCGTGACATCGGCACCATCCTGCAGATCCTGAACGACCTCCTGAGCGCCACCCGGCACTACCAGGGCATGCCCCCTTCGCTGGCCCAGCTCCGCTGCCACGCCCAGTGCTCCCCGGCCTCGCCGGCCCCCGACCTGGCCGCCAGAACTACCTCCTGCGAGAAGCTCGCGGCCGcccccccagcctccctgctgcAGGGCCAGAGCCAGATCCGCATGTGCAAGCCCCCGG GGGACCGGCTTCGGCAGACAGAAAACCGTGCCACGCGCTGCAAGGTGGAACGGCTGCAGCTGCTCCTGCAGCAGAAACGGCTCCGTAGAAAGGCCCGGCGGGACGCGCGGGGTCCGTACCACTGGTCACCCAGCCGCAAGGCCGGCCGCAGCGACAGCAGTAGCAGCGGAGGCGGCGGCAGCCCCAGCGAGGCCTCCGGCCTGGGCCTCGACTTCGAGGACTCCGTGTGGAAGCCAGAAGTCAACCCTGACATCAAGTCAGAGTTCGTGGTGGCTTAG
- the MIDN gene encoding midnolin isoform X2, whose protein sequence is MEPQPGGARSCRRGAPGGACELGPAAEAAPMSLAIHSTTGTRYDLAVPPDETVEGLRKRLSQRLKVPKERLALLHKDTRLSSGKLQEFGVGDGSKLTLVPTVEAGLMSQASRPEQSVMQALESLTETQPPAAPGPGRAGGGGFRKYRFILFKRPWHRQGPQSPERGGERPQVSDFLSGRSPLTLALRVGDHMMFVQLQLAAQHAPLQHRHVLAAAAAAAAAARGDPSIASPVSSPCRPVSSAARVPPVPTSPSPASPSPITAGSFRSHAASTTCPEMDCSPTASSSAGPGASTASTPGASPAPRSRKPGAVIESFVNHAPGVFSGTFSGTLHPNCQDSSGRPRRDIGTILQILNDLLSATRHYQGMPPSLAQLRCHAQCSPASPAPDLAARTTSCEKLAAAPPASLLQGQSQIRMCKPPGDRLRQTENRATRCKVERLQLLLQQKRLRRKARRDARGPYHWSPSRKAGRSDSSSSGGGGSPSEASGLGLDFEDSVWKPEVNPDIKSEFVVA, encoded by the exons ATGGAGCCGCAGCCCGGCGGCGCCCGGAGCTGCCGGCGCGGTGCCCCCGGCGGCGCCTGCGAGCTGGGCCCGGCGGCCGAGGCGGCGCCCATGAGCCTGGCCATCCACAGCACCACGGGCACCCGCTACGACCTGGCCGTGCCGCCCGACGAGACGGTGGAGGGGCTGCGCAAGCGGTTGTCCCAGCGCCTCAAAGTGCCCAAGGAGCGCCTGGCGCTTCTCCACAAAGACAC CCGGCTCAGTTCGGGGAAGCTGCAGGAGTTCGGCGTGGGTGATGGCAGCAAGCTGACCTTGGTACCCACCGTGGAAGCGGGCCTCATG TCTCAGGCCTCAAGGCCGGAACAGTCTGTGATGCAAGCCCTCGAGAGTCTCACGGAGACGCAG CCCCCAGCGGCGcccgggccgggccgggctggCGGAGGAGGCTTCCGGAAATACAGATTCATTTTATTTAAGCGTCCGTGGCACCGACAGGGACCCCAGAGCCCAGAGAGGGGCGGCGAGAGGCCCCAG GTCAGTGACTTCCTGTCGGGCCGCTCGCCACTGACACTGGCCTTGCGTGTGGGCGATCACATGATGTTCGTGCAGCTGCAGCTTGCGGCCCAGCACGCTCCACTGCAACACCGCCATGTGCTGgccgccgcggccgccgccgccgctgctgcgCGGGGGGACCCCAGCATAGCCTCCCCCGTGTCCTCGCCCTGCCGGCCGGTGTCCAGTGCCGCCCGAGTCCCCCCAGTGCCCACCAGCCCGTCCCCTGCATCTCCCTCGCCCATCACAGCCGGCTCCTTCCGGTCCCACGCAGCCTCCACCACCTGCCCGGAG ATGGACTGCTCCCCCACGGCCAGCAGCAGTGCCGGTCCTGGTGCAAGCACCGCGTCTACCCCAGGGGCCAGCCCTGCCCCCCGCTCCCGAAAACCCGGCGCCGTCATCGAGAGCTTTGTGAATCATGCCCCGGGGGTCTTCTCAGGGACCTTCTCTG GCACGCTACACCCCAACTGCCAAGACAGCAGCGGGCGGCCGCGGCGTGACATCGGCACCATCCTGCAGATCCTGAACGACCTCCTGAGCGCCACCCGGCACTACCAGGGCATGCCCCCTTCGCTGGCCCAGCTCCGCTGCCACGCCCAGTGCTCCCCGGCCTCGCCGGCCCCCGACCTGGCCGCCAGAACTACCTCCTGCGAGAAGCTCGCGGCCGcccccccagcctccctgctgcAGGGCCAGAGCCAGATCCGCATGTGCAAGCCCCCGG GGGACCGGCTTCGGCAGACAGAAAACCGTGCCACGCGCTGCAAGGTGGAACGGCTGCAGCTGCTCCTGCAGCAGAAACGGCTCCGTAGAAAGGCCCGGCGGGACGCGCGGGGTCCGTACCACTGGTCACCCAGCCGCAAGGCCGGCCGCAGCGACAGCAGTAGCAGCGGAGGCGGCGGCAGCCCCAGCGAGGCCTCCGGCCTGGGCCTCGACTTCGAGGACTCCGTGTGGAAGCCAGAAGTCAACCCTGACATCAAGTCAGAGTTCGTGGTGGCTTAG
- the MIDN gene encoding midnolin isoform X4, producing MEPQPGGARSCRRGAPGGACELGPAAEAAPMSLAIHSTTGTRYDLAVPPDETVEGLRKRLSQRLKVPKERLALLHKDTRLSSGKLQEFGVGDGSKLTLVPTVEAGLMSQASRPEQSVMQALESLTETQVSDFLSGRSPLTLALRVGDHMMFVQLQLAAQHAPLQHRHVLAAAAAAAAAARGDPSIASPVSSPCRPVSSAARVPPVPTSPSPASPSPITAGSFRSHAASTTCPEMDCSPTASSSAGPGASTASTPGASPAPRSRKPGAVIESFVNHAPGVFSGTFSGTLHPNCQDSSGRPRRDIGTILQILNDLLSATRHYQGMPPSLAQLRCHAQCSPASPAPDLAARTTSCEKLAAAPPASLLQGQSQIRMCKPPGDRLRQTENRATRCKVERLQLLLQQKRLRRKARRDARGPYHWSPSRKAGRSDSSSSGGGGSPSEASGLGLDFEDSVWKPEVNPDIKSEFVVA from the exons ATGGAGCCGCAGCCCGGCGGCGCCCGGAGCTGCCGGCGCGGTGCCCCCGGCGGCGCCTGCGAGCTGGGCCCGGCGGCCGAGGCGGCGCCCATGAGCCTGGCCATCCACAGCACCACGGGCACCCGCTACGACCTGGCCGTGCCGCCCGACGAGACGGTGGAGGGGCTGCGCAAGCGGTTGTCCCAGCGCCTCAAAGTGCCCAAGGAGCGCCTGGCGCTTCTCCACAAAGACAC CCGGCTCAGTTCGGGGAAGCTGCAGGAGTTCGGCGTGGGTGATGGCAGCAAGCTGACCTTGGTACCCACCGTGGAAGCGGGCCTCATG TCTCAGGCCTCAAGGCCGGAACAGTCTGTGATGCAAGCCCTCGAGAGTCTCACGGAGACGCAG GTCAGTGACTTCCTGTCGGGCCGCTCGCCACTGACACTGGCCTTGCGTGTGGGCGATCACATGATGTTCGTGCAGCTGCAGCTTGCGGCCCAGCACGCTCCACTGCAACACCGCCATGTGCTGgccgccgcggccgccgccgccgctgctgcgCGGGGGGACCCCAGCATAGCCTCCCCCGTGTCCTCGCCCTGCCGGCCGGTGTCCAGTGCCGCCCGAGTCCCCCCAGTGCCCACCAGCCCGTCCCCTGCATCTCCCTCGCCCATCACAGCCGGCTCCTTCCGGTCCCACGCAGCCTCCACCACCTGCCCGGAG ATGGACTGCTCCCCCACGGCCAGCAGCAGTGCCGGTCCTGGTGCAAGCACCGCGTCTACCCCAGGGGCCAGCCCTGCCCCCCGCTCCCGAAAACCCGGCGCCGTCATCGAGAGCTTTGTGAATCATGCCCCGGGGGTCTTCTCAGGGACCTTCTCTG GCACGCTACACCCCAACTGCCAAGACAGCAGCGGGCGGCCGCGGCGTGACATCGGCACCATCCTGCAGATCCTGAACGACCTCCTGAGCGCCACCCGGCACTACCAGGGCATGCCCCCTTCGCTGGCCCAGCTCCGCTGCCACGCCCAGTGCTCCCCGGCCTCGCCGGCCCCCGACCTGGCCGCCAGAACTACCTCCTGCGAGAAGCTCGCGGCCGcccccccagcctccctgctgcAGGGCCAGAGCCAGATCCGCATGTGCAAGCCCCCGG GGGACCGGCTTCGGCAGACAGAAAACCGTGCCACGCGCTGCAAGGTGGAACGGCTGCAGCTGCTCCTGCAGCAGAAACGGCTCCGTAGAAAGGCCCGGCGGGACGCGCGGGGTCCGTACCACTGGTCACCCAGCCGCAAGGCCGGCCGCAGCGACAGCAGTAGCAGCGGAGGCGGCGGCAGCCCCAGCGAGGCCTCCGGCCTGGGCCTCGACTTCGAGGACTCCGTGTGGAAGCCAGAAGTCAACCCTGACATCAAGTCAGAGTTCGTGGTGGCTTAG
- the MIDN gene encoding midnolin isoform X3, translating to MEPQPGGARSCRRGAPGGACELGPAAEAAPMSLAIHSTTGTRYDLAVPPDETVEGLRKRLSQRLKVPKERLALLHKDTRLSSGKLQEFGVGDGSKLTLVPTVEAGLMSQASRPEQSVMQALESLTETQVSDFLSGRSPLTLALRVGDHMMFVQLQLAAQHAPLQHRHVLAAAAAAAAAARGDPSIASPVSSPCRPVSSAARVPPVPTSPSPASPSPITAGSFRSHAASTTCPEQMDCSPTASSSAGPGASTASTPGASPAPRSRKPGAVIESFVNHAPGVFSGTFSGTLHPNCQDSSGRPRRDIGTILQILNDLLSATRHYQGMPPSLAQLRCHAQCSPASPAPDLAARTTSCEKLAAAPPASLLQGQSQIRMCKPPGDRLRQTENRATRCKVERLQLLLQQKRLRRKARRDARGPYHWSPSRKAGRSDSSSSGGGGSPSEASGLGLDFEDSVWKPEVNPDIKSEFVVA from the exons ATGGAGCCGCAGCCCGGCGGCGCCCGGAGCTGCCGGCGCGGTGCCCCCGGCGGCGCCTGCGAGCTGGGCCCGGCGGCCGAGGCGGCGCCCATGAGCCTGGCCATCCACAGCACCACGGGCACCCGCTACGACCTGGCCGTGCCGCCCGACGAGACGGTGGAGGGGCTGCGCAAGCGGTTGTCCCAGCGCCTCAAAGTGCCCAAGGAGCGCCTGGCGCTTCTCCACAAAGACAC CCGGCTCAGTTCGGGGAAGCTGCAGGAGTTCGGCGTGGGTGATGGCAGCAAGCTGACCTTGGTACCCACCGTGGAAGCGGGCCTCATG TCTCAGGCCTCAAGGCCGGAACAGTCTGTGATGCAAGCCCTCGAGAGTCTCACGGAGACGCAG GTCAGTGACTTCCTGTCGGGCCGCTCGCCACTGACACTGGCCTTGCGTGTGGGCGATCACATGATGTTCGTGCAGCTGCAGCTTGCGGCCCAGCACGCTCCACTGCAACACCGCCATGTGCTGgccgccgcggccgccgccgccgctgctgcgCGGGGGGACCCCAGCATAGCCTCCCCCGTGTCCTCGCCCTGCCGGCCGGTGTCCAGTGCCGCCCGAGTCCCCCCAGTGCCCACCAGCCCGTCCCCTGCATCTCCCTCGCCCATCACAGCCGGCTCCTTCCGGTCCCACGCAGCCTCCACCACCTGCCCGGAG CAGATGGACTGCTCCCCCACGGCCAGCAGCAGTGCCGGTCCTGGTGCAAGCACCGCGTCTACCCCAGGGGCCAGCCCTGCCCCCCGCTCCCGAAAACCCGGCGCCGTCATCGAGAGCTTTGTGAATCATGCCCCGGGGGTCTTCTCAGGGACCTTCTCTG GCACGCTACACCCCAACTGCCAAGACAGCAGCGGGCGGCCGCGGCGTGACATCGGCACCATCCTGCAGATCCTGAACGACCTCCTGAGCGCCACCCGGCACTACCAGGGCATGCCCCCTTCGCTGGCCCAGCTCCGCTGCCACGCCCAGTGCTCCCCGGCCTCGCCGGCCCCCGACCTGGCCGCCAGAACTACCTCCTGCGAGAAGCTCGCGGCCGcccccccagcctccctgctgcAGGGCCAGAGCCAGATCCGCATGTGCAAGCCCCCGG GGGACCGGCTTCGGCAGACAGAAAACCGTGCCACGCGCTGCAAGGTGGAACGGCTGCAGCTGCTCCTGCAGCAGAAACGGCTCCGTAGAAAGGCCCGGCGGGACGCGCGGGGTCCGTACCACTGGTCACCCAGCCGCAAGGCCGGCCGCAGCGACAGCAGTAGCAGCGGAGGCGGCGGCAGCCCCAGCGAGGCCTCCGGCCTGGGCCTCGACTTCGAGGACTCCGTGTGGAAGCCAGAAGTCAACCCTGACATCAAGTCAGAGTTCGTGGTGGCTTAG
- the CIRBP gene encoding cold-inducible RNA-binding protein isoform X3, with the protein MASDEGKLFVGGLSFDTNEQSLEQVFSKYGQISEVVVVKDRETQRSRGFGFVTFENIDDAKDAMMAMNGKSVDGRQIRVDQAGKSSDNRSRGYRGGSAGGRGFFRGGRGRGRGFSRGGGDRGYGGNRFESRSGGYGGSRDYYSSRSQSGGYSDRSSGGSYRDSYDSYG; encoded by the exons ATGGCATCAGATGAAGGCAAGCTTTTTGTTGGAGGGCTGAGTTTTGACACCAATGAGCAGTCGCTGGAGCAGGTCTTCTCAAAGTACGGACAGATCTCTGAAG TGGTGGTTGTGAAAGACAGGGAGACCCAGAGATCTCGGGGATTTGGGTTTGTCACCTTTGAGAACATTGACGACGCTAAGGATGCCATGATGGCCATGAATGGGAAG TCTGTAGATGGACGGCAGATCCGAGTAGACCAGGCAGGCAAGTCGTCAGACAACCGATCCCGTGGGTACCGTGGTGGCTCGGCCGGGGGCCGGGGCTTCTTCCGCGGGGGTCGAGGACGGGGCCGTGGGTTCTCTAGAG GAGGAGGGGACCGAGGCTATGGGGGGAACCGGTTCGAGTCCAGGAGTGGGGGCTACGGAGGCTCCAGAGACTACTATAGCAG CCGGAGTCAGAGTGGTGGCTACAGTGACCGGAGCTCGGGCGGGTCCTATAGAGACAGTTACGACAGTTACG GTTGA
- the CIRBP gene encoding cold-inducible RNA-binding protein isoform X1, with product MASDEGKLFVGGLSFDTNEQSLEQVFSKYGQISEVVVVKDRETQRSRGFGFVTFENIDDAKDAMMAMNGKSVDGRQIRVDQAGKSSDNRSRGYRGGSAGGRGFFRGGRGRGRGFSRGGGDRGYGGNRFESRSGGYGGSRDYYSSRSQSGGYSDRSSGGSYRDSYDSYGKSHSEGATLLWRAVGARFTLVPSPSTLGWTLRPCHCACL from the exons ATGGCATCAGATGAAGGCAAGCTTTTTGTTGGAGGGCTGAGTTTTGACACCAATGAGCAGTCGCTGGAGCAGGTCTTCTCAAAGTACGGACAGATCTCTGAAG TGGTGGTTGTGAAAGACAGGGAGACCCAGAGATCTCGGGGATTTGGGTTTGTCACCTTTGAGAACATTGACGACGCTAAGGATGCCATGATGGCCATGAATGGGAAG TCTGTAGATGGACGGCAGATCCGAGTAGACCAGGCAGGCAAGTCGTCAGACAACCGATCCCGTGGGTACCGTGGTGGCTCGGCCGGGGGCCGGGGCTTCTTCCGCGGGGGTCGAGGACGGGGCCGTGGGTTCTCTAGAG GAGGAGGGGACCGAGGCTATGGGGGGAACCGGTTCGAGTCCAGGAGTGGGGGCTACGGAGGCTCCAGAGACTACTATAGCAG CCGGAGTCAGAGTGGTGGCTACAGTGACCGGAGCTCGGGCGGGTCCTATAGAGACAGTTACGACAGTTACGGTAAGTCCCACTCCGAGGGCGCCACGCTGCTGTGGCGTGCGGTGGGAGCTCGGTTCACCTTGGTGCCCTCTCCAAGCACTTTAGGCTGGACACTCAGACCTTGTCACTGTGCTTGCCTATAA
- the CIRBP gene encoding cold-inducible RNA-binding protein isoform X2, with product MASDEGKLFVGGLSFDTNEQSLEQVFSKYGQISEVVVVKDRETQRSRGFGFVTFENIDDAKDAMMAMNGKSVDGRQIRVDQAGKSSDNRSRGYRGGSAGGRGFFRGGRGRGRGFSRGGGDRGYGGNRFESRSGGYGGSRDYYSSRSQSGGYSDRSSGGSYRDSYDSYATHNE from the exons ATGGCATCAGATGAAGGCAAGCTTTTTGTTGGAGGGCTGAGTTTTGACACCAATGAGCAGTCGCTGGAGCAGGTCTTCTCAAAGTACGGACAGATCTCTGAAG TGGTGGTTGTGAAAGACAGGGAGACCCAGAGATCTCGGGGATTTGGGTTTGTCACCTTTGAGAACATTGACGACGCTAAGGATGCCATGATGGCCATGAATGGGAAG TCTGTAGATGGACGGCAGATCCGAGTAGACCAGGCAGGCAAGTCGTCAGACAACCGATCCCGTGGGTACCGTGGTGGCTCGGCCGGGGGCCGGGGCTTCTTCCGCGGGGGTCGAGGACGGGGCCGTGGGTTCTCTAGAG GAGGAGGGGACCGAGGCTATGGGGGGAACCGGTTCGAGTCCAGGAGTGGGGGCTACGGAGGCTCCAGAGACTACTATAGCAG CCGGAGTCAGAGTGGTGGCTACAGTGACCGGAGCTCGGGCGGGTCCTATAGAGACAGTTACGACAGTTACG CTACACACAACGAGTAA